In Odontesthes bonariensis isolate fOdoBon6 chromosome 6, fOdoBon6.hap1, whole genome shotgun sequence, one genomic interval encodes:
- the LOC142383058 gene encoding arrestin domain-containing protein 3-like, producing MADNVKNFSVEYNPINNSDIFTSGDYITGRITLELAKECKIESLCVKLKGKADVKWKEHYGRTVVTYHKKEKYFSVKQFFIQKGKDRNVVDKGCHVYPFTFQIPAEDLPSSFCGKFGKILYTLEANLSRSMRMDSKAKTLFTLINKGNHYPRLMTPQQSTIDQKMKLLTSGEVAMDVNIPRTGFHQGEGIKVVASIQNKSSRNIKPKFCLYQKNSYFAKGKRKIETRDILKEVGEVIPRSAGQTVTRIITIPPTTCMSILNCNIIRAEFRLRVYLDVKYAFDPEIKFDIVILPALEGSYVEQPPAYFRSEALPNFYMSPASFPQNPTDTGPSAPPPPYMSYGVYPSLSGFDGKA from the exons ATGGCAGACAACGTTAAGAACTTCTCAGTGGAGTATAATCCCATAAACAACAGTGATATCTTCACCAGTGGCGACTACATCACTGGGAGAATTACACTAGAATTGGCGAAAGAGTGCAAAATAGAGTCACTCTGTGTAAAGCTGAAGGGAAAAGCAGACGTCAAATGGAAGGAACATTACGGAAGAACAGTTGTAACGTACCACAAAAAGGAAAAGTACTTCAGTGTCAAACAGTTTTTTATTCAGAAGGGTAAAG ACAGAAACGTTGTTGACAAAGGCTGCCATGTCTACCCATTCACCTTCCAGATCCCAGCAGA AGACTTGCCGTCCTCCTTCTGTGGCAAATTTGGAAAGATTCTGTACACACTGGAAGCAAATCTGAGCAGGTCCATGAGAATGGACAGCAAAGCCAAGACACTGTTCACCCTCATCAACAAAGGAAACCATTATCCACGGCTGATG ACTCCTCAACAGAGTACCATAGATCAGAAGATGAAGCTCTTGACATCAGGAGAGGTAGCCATGGATGTAAATATTCCACGGACAGGCTTCCACCAAG GCGAAGGTATAAAGGTTGTGGCCTCCATTCAGAACAAGTCATCTCGTAACATTAAGCCCAAATTCTGCTTGTATCAGAAGAACAGCTACTTTGCAAAAGGGAAGAGGAAGATTGAAACCAGAGATATCCTGAAGGAGGTGGGTGAAGTCATCCCACGCTCTGCAGGCCAGACCGTCACCAGGATCATCACCATCCCTCCCACCACATGCATGTCCATTTTAAACTGCAACATCATCAGAGCAGAGTTCAGACTCAGG GTCTATCTGGATGTCAAGTACGCATTTGACCCAGAGATCAAGTTCGATATTGTCATTCTGCCAGCTTTAGAGGGGTCCTATGTGGAGCAACCACCTGCCTACTTTAGATCTGAAGCTTTGCCAAACTTTTACATGTCACCAGCCAGCTTCCCACAAAACCCAACAGACACTGGCCCTTCTGCTCCACCACCCCCCTACATGTCATATGGGGTGTATCCCTCCCTGAGTGGTTTTGATGGAAAGGCCTAA
- the LOC142382673 gene encoding arrestin domain-containing protein 3-like encodes MTINNFEIEYDAINSKNTFTNGDTINGRIIVETSKETKIQSLVFIAKGKAHVCWHENYGENQHYVYWANEKYYDVKHHILRESREDGTEVIGKGRHVFPFSFKIPDRKMPSTFRTSIGQIVHKVKAELKQSMKLTKTAKAHFTFASKADTDIPALMEPQHVCKDKSIAFGSGNVSLDAHTKKQGYKQGEALRVTVAINNRSSRSVKPKFELYEKKSYFAMGRRKVNTQKILKDKAEMIHEHSGKTTVTKVINIPTELPPSILNCSIIKLEYRVKICLNIKYASDPEVKLPIVILPEFSHRRPASASFGFEGFGESVEPTWSTTPQMLAPPPPYEACAMYPSPPSGNGNYKSAL; translated from the exons ATGACCATCAACAACTTTGAAATTGAATACGATGCCATCAACAGCAAGAACACCTTCACAAATGGAGACACCATCAATGGAAGGATCATCGTGGAGACCTCGAAAGAAACAAAAATCCAGTCACTTGTTTTCATAGCTAAAGGAAAAGCTCATGTTTGTTGGCATGAAAACTACGGAGAGAACCAACATTACGTCTACTGGGCTAATGAGAAATACTATGATGTCAAACATCATATCTTAAGAGAATCGAGAGAAGATG GGACTGAAGTCATTGGAAAAGGAAGGCATGTGTTTCCTTTTAGCTTCAAGATACCAGACAG AAAAATGCCATCGACTTTCCGAACATCCATCGGCCAAATTGTTCATAAGGTGAAGGCAGAGCTTAAACAGTCTATGAAGCTGACAAAAACAGCTAAAGCCCACTTCACCTTTGCATCCAAAGCAGACACGGATATCCCTGCACTCATG GAACCTCAGCATGTGTGCAAGGATAAAAGCATTGCTTTTGGTTCTGGAAATGTCTCATTGGATGCCCATACTAAGAAGCAGGGATACAAACAAG GCGAGGCCCTCCGTGTCACGGTTGCAATCAACAATCGCTCAAGTCGTTCAGTGAAGCCCAAATTTGAACTGTATGAGAAGAAGAGTTACTTTGCCATGGGTAGGAGGAAAGTTAACACACAAAAGATCCTTAAAGACAAAGCGGAGATGATTCATGAACACTCTGGCAAAACGACTGTGACCAAGGTGATCAACATCCCTACAGAACTACCCCCATCCATTTTAAACTGCTCCATCATCAAGCTGGAGTACAGGGTGAAG ATTTGTCTTAATATCAAATATGCTTCTGACCCAGAGGTCAAACTCCCCATTGTCATCCTGCCTGAGTTTTCCCATAGAAGACCTGCTTCTGCCAGCTttggatttgaaggatttggtgAATCTGTCGAACCAACCTGGAGTACGACACCACAAATGTTGGCGCCACCACCTCCCTATGAAGCCTGTGCAATGTACCCCTCACCTCCCTCTGGCAATGGCAACTATAAGTCTGCTCTTTAA
- the LOC142382674 gene encoding arrestin domain-containing protein 3-like, which yields MSSTVKRLEVTYDPVNESNTFTSGDLITGQVTLEVVKECEIDSLYIKFKGKAEVQWTERYGQTTVVYHSKDKYFSIKQYFIRDANLKGDGNAPETTQILETYPSVVAPGIHVYPFTFQIPSQEMPSSFKRDTGKIVYLLETGLSRSMRVTKKESTKINFASKADINFVSGLMTPQHESKDKKMKLFTSGSVAMDVNLEKSGFFQGEGLKVLALIKNDSSREIKPKYCLYRKHSFFAQGRRKVHTNDLLKEVGAPIPPSASEKVTQIITIPHDAEPSIHNCNIIKAEHRLRVYLDVKYASDPEIKFEIVILPASQASLVSSAPPTTAAGFGFEPFGNPNPPVWGFGPPQPPAGPQSSDQPPPPYGAYAMYPPMNENDNKYH from the exons ATGTCGTCCACAGTGAAGCGGCTCGAAGTTACCTATGACCCTGTTAATGAGAGCAACACGTTCACCAGCGGGGACCTTATTACTGGTCAAGTCACGCTGGAAGTGGTCAAAGAATGCGAAATCGACTCCCTTTACATTAAATTCAAGGGGAAAGCTGAAGTTCAGTGGACCGAGAGGTACGGCCAGACTACCGTTGTGTACCACTCCAAAGATAAATATTTCAGCATTAAACAATACTTCATTCGTGACGCAAATCTCAAGG GCGATGGAAATGCACCGGAGACGACCCAGATTTTAGAAACAT ACCCGAGTGTTGTTGCACCAGGAATCCATGTCTATCCGTTCACCTTTCAGATCCCTTCCCA GGAAATGCCCTCTTCCTTCAAAAGAGATACTGGTAAAATTGTGTACTTGCTGGAAACCGGGTTGAGCAGATCAATGAGGGTTACCAAGAAAGAGTCGACTAAGATCAACTTTGCGTCAAAAGCAGACATAAACTTTGTCTCTGGGTTAATG ACACCACAGCATGAGTCTAAGGATAAGAAAATGAAACTTTTTACCTCAGGAAGTGTAGCCATGGATGTGAATCTTGAAAAATCAGGTTTCTTCCAAG GAGAAGGGTTAAAGGTTCTGGCTCTCATTAAGAACGATTCATCTCGTGAGATCAAGCCCAAGTACTGCCTGTACAGAAAGCACAGCTTCTTTGCACAAGGGAGGAGAAAAGTCCATACTAATGATCTGCTTAAAGAGGTAGGAGCGCCCATTCCTCCATCTGCCTCAGAAAAGGTCACACAGATCATCACCATTCCCCATGACGCGGAACCCTCCATCCACAACTGCAACATCATCAAAGCAGAGCACAGACTCAGG GTCTACCTTGATGTCAAGTATGCTTCAGACCCTGAGATCAAATTTGAAATAGTCATCCTGCCTGCCTCCCAGGCTTCTCTTGTGTCATCAGCCCCCCCAACGACTGCTGCTGGCTTTGGATTTGAACCATTTGGGAACCCAAACCCGCCAGTCTGGGGCTTTGGACCTCCACAACCACCAGCAGGACCTCAGTCCTCAGACCAACCCCCTCCTCCttatggagcatacgcaatGTACCCTCCtatgaatgaaaatgataaTAAATATCACTGA
- the LOC142382676 gene encoding arrestin domain-containing protein 3-like isoform X1, giving the protein MSSTVKRLEVTYDPVNESNTFTSGDLITGQVTLEVVKECEIDSLYIKFKGKAEVQWNEKLGKSTIVYHSKDKYFSIKQYFIRDANLKDDGNAPETTQILETYPSVVAPGIHVYPFTFQIPSQEMPSSFKRDTGKIVYLLETGLSRSMRVTKKESTKINFASKADINFVSGLMTPQHESKDKKMKLFTSGSVAMDVNLEKSGFFQGEGLKVLALIKNNSSREIKPKYCLSRVHSFFARGRRKIDFKDLLKEVYLDVKYASNPDIRFEIVILPASQASLVASAPPMTAAGFGFEPFGNPNPPVWGFGPPQPPAGPQSSDQPPPPYGAYAIYPPMNEYDNRYH; this is encoded by the exons ATGTCGTCCACAGTGAAGCGGCTCGAAGTTACCTATGACCCTGTTAATGAGAGCAACACGTTCACCAGCGGGGACCTTATTACTGGTCAAGTCACGCTGGAAGTGGTCAAAGAATGCGAAATCGACTCCCTGTACATTAAATTCAAGGGGAAAGCTGAGGTTCAGTGGAACGAGAAGCTCGGCAAGTCTACCATTGTGTACCACTCCAAAGATAAATATTTCAGCATTAAACAATACTTCATTCGTGACGCAAATCTCAAGG ATGATGGAAATGCGCCGGAGACGACCCAGATTTTAGAAACAT ACCCGAGTGTTGTTGCACCAGGAATCCATGTCTATCCGTTCACCTTTCAGATCCCTTCCCA GGAAATGCCCTCTTCCTTCAAAAGAGATACTGGTAAAATTGTGTACTTGCTGGAAACCGGGTTGAGCAGATCAATGAGGGTCACCAAGAAAGAGTCGACTAAGATCAACTTTGCGTCAAAAGCAGACATAAACTTTGTCTCTGGGTTAATG ACACCACAGCATGAGTCTAAGGATAAGAAAATGAAACTTTTTACCTCAGGAAGTGTAGCCATGGATGTGAATCTTGAAAAATCAGGTTTCTTCCAAG GAGAAGGGTTAAAGGTTCTGGCTCTCATTAAGAACAATTCATCTCGTGAGATCAAGCCCAAGTACTGCCTGTCCAGAGTGCACAGCTTCTTTGCACGAGGgaggagaaaaatcgattttaaGGATCTGCTTAAAGAG GTCTACCTTGATGTCAAGTATGCTTCAAACCCAGATATCAGATTTGAAATAGTCATCCTGCCTGCCTCCCAGGCTTCTCTTGTGGCATCAGCCCCCCCAATGACTGCTGCTGGCTTTGGATTTGAACCATTTGGGAACCCAAACCCGCCAGTCTGGGGCTTTGGACCTCCACAACCACCAGCAGGACCTCAGTCCTCAGACCAACCCCCTCCTCCttatggagcatacgcaatCTACCCTCCTATGAATGAATATGATAATAGATATCACTGA
- the LOC142382676 gene encoding arrestin domain-containing protein 3-like isoform X2, with protein sequence MSSTVKRLEVTYDPVNESNTFTSGDLITGQVTLEVVKECEIDSLYIKFKGKAEVQWNEKLGKSTIVYHSKDKYFSIKQYFIRDANLKDDGNAPETTQILETYPSVVAPGIHVYPFTFQIPSQEMPSSFKRDTGKIVYLLETGLSRSMRVTKKESTKINFASKADINFVSGLMTPQHESKDKKMKLFTSGSVAMDVNLEKSGFFQGEGLKVLALIKNNSSREIKPKYCLSRVHSFFARGRRKIDFKDLLKEEPDGESYTKEETEIV encoded by the exons ATGTCGTCCACAGTGAAGCGGCTCGAAGTTACCTATGACCCTGTTAATGAGAGCAACACGTTCACCAGCGGGGACCTTATTACTGGTCAAGTCACGCTGGAAGTGGTCAAAGAATGCGAAATCGACTCCCTGTACATTAAATTCAAGGGGAAAGCTGAGGTTCAGTGGAACGAGAAGCTCGGCAAGTCTACCATTGTGTACCACTCCAAAGATAAATATTTCAGCATTAAACAATACTTCATTCGTGACGCAAATCTCAAGG ATGATGGAAATGCGCCGGAGACGACCCAGATTTTAGAAACAT ACCCGAGTGTTGTTGCACCAGGAATCCATGTCTATCCGTTCACCTTTCAGATCCCTTCCCA GGAAATGCCCTCTTCCTTCAAAAGAGATACTGGTAAAATTGTGTACTTGCTGGAAACCGGGTTGAGCAGATCAATGAGGGTCACCAAGAAAGAGTCGACTAAGATCAACTTTGCGTCAAAAGCAGACATAAACTTTGTCTCTGGGTTAATG ACACCACAGCATGAGTCTAAGGATAAGAAAATGAAACTTTTTACCTCAGGAAGTGTAGCCATGGATGTGAATCTTGAAAAATCAGGTTTCTTCCAAG GAGAAGGGTTAAAGGTTCTGGCTCTCATTAAGAACAATTCATCTCGTGAGATCAAGCCCAAGTACTGCCTGTCCAGAGTGCACAGCTTCTTTGCACGAGGgaggagaaaaatcgattttaaGGATCTGCTTAAAGAG GAACCAGATGGGGAGTCCTACACCAAGGAAGAGACTGAGATCgtctaa